One Solea senegalensis isolate Sse05_10M linkage group LG21, IFAPA_SoseM_1, whole genome shotgun sequence DNA segment encodes these proteins:
- the atp6v1g1 gene encoding V-type proton ATPase subunit G 1, which produces MASQSQGIQQLLQAEKRAAEKVAEARKRKNRRLKQAKEEAQAEIEQYRLQREKEFKTKEAAALGSHGNSAVEVDRDTAERMGRIQASYRGNREAVLGELLRRVCDIHPEFHANYRVAG; this is translated from the exons ATGGCGAGTCAGTCTCAGGGTATCCAGCAGTTGCTGCAGGCCGAGAAGAGAGCGGCCGAAAAGGTGGCGGAAGCCCGTAAAC GTAAGAACCGGCGTCTGAAGCAGGCGAAGGAGGAAGCACAGGCTGAGATCGAGCAGTATcgtctgcagagagagaaggagttCAAGACCAAGGAGGCTGCT GCCCTTGGTTCCCATGGTAACAGCGCGGTGGAGGTCGACCGTGACACAGCAGAGCGTATGGGTCGTATCCAGGCGAGTTACCGCGGTAACCGGGAGGCGGTGCTGGGTGAACTGCTGCGACGCGTCTGCGACATCCACCCGGAGTTCCACGCTAACTACCGCGTGGCTGGCTGA
- the slc31a1 gene encoding high affinity copper uptake protein 1, which translates to MEHNHDHHMDHTMATPTTGHDHGGGGNHGGHGGSGGHMMMMSFYFGYKNVELLFSGLLINTPGEMAGACIGVFLLAILYEGLKIGREVLLRRSQVNVRYNSMPLPGSDGTVLMETHKTVGQRLLSPSHFLQTLLHIIQVVVSYFLMLVFMTYNGYLCIAVAAGAGMGYFLFSWRRAVVVDITEHCH; encoded by the exons ATGGAACACAACCACGACCACCACATGGACCATACCATGGCCACACCCACCACCGGTCATGACcatggtggaggaggaaatcACGGAGGACACGGTGGCAGTGGTGGACACATGATG ATGATGAGTTTCTACTTTGGCTACAAAAATGTGGAGCTGCTGTTCAGCGGACTGCTCATCAACACtcctggag AAATGGCCGGGGCGTGTATTGGTGTCTTCTTGCTGGCCATCCTGTATGAGGGGTTAAAGATCGGCCGTGAGGTTCTGCTGCGTCGCAGTCAAGTCAACGTGCGCTACAACTCGATGCCGCTCCCCGGGTCTGATGGGACAGTGCTGATGGAGACGCACAAAACTGTCGG GCAGCGGCTGCTCAGCCCCAGCCACTTCCTGCAGACCCTGCTGCACATTATCCAGGTGGTCGTGAGCTACTTCCTGATGCTCGTCTTCATGACCTACAACGGTTACCTCTGCATCGCCGTGGCAGCCGGAGCCGGCATGGGCTACTTCCTGTTCAGCTGGAGGAGAGCGGTGGTCGTCGACATCACCGAGCACTGTCATTAG
- the slc25a46 gene encoding solute carrier family 25 member 46 — MASRRPDSFDGLGYRGRDDSLYGASYPLRSAGAPTELQQHWVTTPPDIPGSRNLHTGETPQHDEQLGEHGGRGVAGGWDAPQPGVPPGEQMNRFAGFGIGLVSLFTENVLSHPCIVFRRQCQVNYHARCYHLTPFSTVSVMYALTKAQGVKCLWKGMTSTFIVHGITLGAEGIISEFTPLPRDLPHRWTMKQLAGHFLLKGLTAVVALPFYCASLIETVQSEIVRDESSSGLLDCIREGVARLLGVGAPHSRRLLPLSALLVPAALHAILRYVVMSCVQRVVLWLHQRTKKQWTEPSNPLDNYFPELAAAWAGALVADVLVFPLETALHRLSLQGTRTIIDATDGVVAVGNGNSPLVMPVNTQYEGFSECLHSIRRREGVAGYYRGFGALVTQYALHGALLAAARTVLRLLLLDGRLS; from the exons ATGGCCTCCAGGCGGCCGGACAGCTTCGATGGGCTCGGTTACCGGGGCCGCGATGATTCGCTGTACGGAGCCAGCTACCCGCTGAGGAGCGCCGGAGCCCCAacggagctgcagcagcactggGTCACCACGCCGCCGGACATCCCCGGCAGCCGCAACTTGCACACCGGAGAGACACCGCAGCATGACGAGCAACTGGGAGAGCACGGAGGTCGCGGAGTCGCAGGCGGCTGGGACGCCCCGCAGCCCGGCGTACCACCTGGCG AGCAGATGAATCGATTTGCCGGCTTTGGAATCGGACTTGTCAG tctgttcACAGAGAACGTCCTCTCTCACCCGTGTATCGTCTTCCGCAGACAGTGTCAG GTGAACTACCATGCCCGCTGTTACCACCTGACTCCATTCAGCACCGTTTCCGTCATGTACGCTTTAACCAAGGCTCAG GGTGTGAAGTGTCTGTGGAAGGGGATGACCAGCACGTTCATCGTTCACGGCATTACACTGGGCGCCGAAGGCATCATCAGCGAGTTCACACCGTTACCACG GGATCTTCCACACAGATGGACCATGAAACAGCTAGCTGGACATTTCCTACTTAAAGG GTTAACAGCTGTGGTTGCGCTTCCGTTTTACTGTGCCAGCCTCATCGAGACAGTCCAG AGCGAAATTGTGCGTGATGAATCATCGTCCGGTCTGCTCGACTGCATCCGTGAAGGTGTGGCTCGACTGTTGGGTGTAGGTGCTCCCCACAGTCGGCGTCTGCTCCCTCTCAGCGCTCTGCTGGTTCCTGCTGCGCTGCACGCCATACTGCGCTACGTCGTCATGTCCTGCGTGCAGCGAGTGGTGCTCTGGCTGCACCAGCGCACCAAGAAGCAGTGGACGGAGCCGTCCAACCCACTGGACAACTACTTCCCTGAGCTTGCTGCAGCATGGGCAGGCGCTCTTGTGGCAGACGTGCTCGTGTTTCCTCTAGAGACGGCGCTGCACCGCCTCAGCCTGCAGGGCACACGCACCATCATCGATGCCACAGACGGCGTGGTTGCCGTTGGAAACGGTAACAGTCCACTGGTCATGCCGGTCAACACGCAATACGAAGGCTTCTCCGAATGCCTCCACTCCATCCGCCGCAGGGAGGGTGTGGCTGGCTATTACCGAGGCTTCGGGGCACTAGTGACGCAGTATGCGCTGCACGGAGCTCTGCTTGCGGCGGCGAGGACTGTGctgagactgctgctgctggatgggAGGCTCAGCTAA